The Leptospira koniambonensis genome window below encodes:
- a CDS encoding protein kinase domain-containing protein — protein sequence MIVTGFELKERLNAESASEVYKAVRKEDNRSVIIKFLPVLDELHPSVVNLRNEFEILNLLSSGYFVKPIKFEKLQDGFALFMDFVPGGSLKDFISKKPMTLSDFFPISIQLAERLSEIHSKKIIHKDLKPENIIFNKDEKQVRIIDFGISTKLNKEETSWSAPNILEGSIHYVSPEQTGRMNRSVDYRSDFYSLGITYYEMLLGKLPFDGEDLLQLVHAHLAKIPASPKEARSEVPTVLSEIIMKLLAKNAEDRYQTARGLQGDLEKAYALWKEKTDFPSFPLAQTDFSTEFKIPQKLYGRDEYIKTLLEEFKSVATNGRSRMVLIGGYSGVGKSSLVKEINKPLTESKGYFISGKFDQYNRNLPFSAIIQVFSSLVELILTESPERIESWKSKIKKAVGANGKVVTDVIPELEIIIGKQDPVPELGPQENANRFYIVFQNFIKVFASPEHPLAIFLDDMQWADTASLELLKNLMEDVTVNYLFIILAYRDNEVDSSHPFQVLLDTLEKEGLDPYKIVLQPLALKDVRQLLSDSLYISEDKTAELAEIIHSKTGGNPFFIGELLKQLAKEDSVYFDQGSGKPGEGVWKWDIAKIKNTKISDNVVELLVNRIRKLSPKIQETLEMAACIGSSFDLALLTRILETDYKTALSSLQETIAEELIVPIGENYRLAESFEDTAANKDKNYQTAKTVTFRFQHDRVQQAAYEIIEEEKKKKIRLQLGRFLIEGADPKQIEDNIFDIANHMNIGSGLITESAEKLKLAQLDLIAGKKAKNSTAYKPALSYIAKARELLFLLPEASQGDDALWNSKYELCYSIFRELGETQYLTGNFDDSQKTIDTLLKYARSPIEKADACNLLIIQYSALGKFDLALPMIIKALQPLGVDIPETDHEKVTGEEIEIVNKALEEKTVDSLLDLPLIQKQEQIMAVNLLISAIPTVYNFALSLFPIVSLKMVNLFLKYGNLSDPYGYSMYAILLTSGFQQYRKGYEFAELAIKVSEKYKNPSGITKAANILANYTTPFVRHLKYSEEINHRGIQASLESGEFLHGGYCAMNDAVNVVLQSKNLELVKPKIDGLLKFTRKVKNNLAIDTVLASALVVSNLRGKTSSHLEFSIDDMSEQSYIELCNSHQSPFPVCLFKIMKARTLLSYGEAESALKELEESESMLGFISGQIAVEEHAYLYSLAMAANYKLSTQEQKAKFLERIKKNQEKLKLLSANAPENFEHKFLLVEAELARLEYKNWKAAKTYEQAVQLAGKNEYYNDEALAAELASKFWFSKGSIKIGSQYIAEAYQKYGRWGAIKKQELLKAKFPEFIREKGGRDTFRTTRTIGTLSTRTASATEVYSGQTLDFQSILKSSTAISGEIKLESLLDTLMQISIENVGAEKGVMILRRDGKLFVEAEGSTTDDEIRVLQGIPIQESKNIPISVIYYVERTKEDLVLRNAFADEKFNKDPYIRERKTKSVLCSPIIKQGELIGILYLENNLSEAAFTSDRLQTISILSSQAAISIDNALLYANLESKVADRTKELAQANDDLALKNQHITDSITYSLNIQQAILPSSEVLGNALSDYFVVFRPKDIVSGDFYWFSKQEDAIYIASVDCTGHGVPGALMSMIGNTLLNQIVNEIGITDPGSILEQLHKKVRQALKQDMDQTNSRDGMDLCLLKIEGNNLYFAGAKRPIFIGKGGVLTEIKGDRFSIGGRQKEETRKFTTHSISLEKGIRTSVYLTTDGFMDQPNPDRQKIGTKGLLNFLSGIEHLSGEEQKERLESFLLAHQNGEAQRDDITLVGIILGGR from the coding sequence ATGATCGTAACAGGGTTCGAACTAAAAGAAAGGCTAAACGCCGAATCTGCGTCCGAAGTTTATAAAGCTGTTCGTAAAGAAGACAATAGATCCGTCATCATCAAATTTCTTCCAGTTTTGGACGAATTACATCCTTCGGTGGTCAATCTTAGGAACGAATTCGAGATCTTAAATTTACTTTCTTCCGGTTATTTTGTAAAACCTATCAAATTCGAAAAGTTGCAAGACGGGTTCGCACTTTTTATGGACTTCGTGCCTGGAGGTTCCTTAAAGGATTTTATCTCCAAAAAGCCGATGACTCTTTCGGACTTCTTTCCAATCTCCATCCAACTCGCAGAAAGACTGAGTGAAATACATTCCAAAAAGATCATACATAAAGACTTAAAGCCTGAAAATATAATATTCAATAAGGACGAAAAACAAGTCCGGATCATAGACTTCGGAATTTCCACCAAATTGAATAAGGAAGAAACTTCCTGGTCAGCACCTAATATTTTAGAAGGTTCCATCCATTACGTTTCTCCAGAACAAACAGGAAGGATGAATCGTTCGGTAGATTACAGAAGTGATTTTTATTCTTTAGGGATCACTTACTACGAGATGTTACTCGGAAAACTTCCATTCGATGGTGAGGATCTTTTACAATTAGTACATGCTCATTTAGCAAAGATACCAGCTTCTCCAAAAGAAGCAAGATCAGAAGTCCCGACCGTACTTTCAGAAATCATAATGAAGCTTCTGGCAAAAAATGCAGAAGACAGATACCAAACTGCGAGAGGACTCCAAGGAGATTTGGAGAAGGCTTACGCTCTCTGGAAAGAAAAGACAGACTTCCCTTCTTTCCCTCTAGCTCAAACAGATTTTTCGACAGAATTCAAGATCCCTCAGAAACTTTATGGAAGGGACGAGTATATCAAAACACTTCTGGAAGAATTCAAATCCGTTGCTACAAACGGAAGATCCAGAATGGTTTTGATCGGAGGATATTCCGGTGTGGGGAAATCCTCTTTAGTAAAAGAGATCAACAAACCTCTTACTGAATCCAAAGGTTATTTCATTTCAGGAAAGTTCGACCAGTACAATCGAAACCTTCCCTTCTCTGCTATCATCCAGGTATTTTCCAGTTTAGTAGAATTGATCTTAACAGAATCTCCAGAAAGGATCGAATCTTGGAAGAGTAAGATCAAAAAAGCAGTCGGTGCCAACGGAAAAGTAGTCACAGATGTGATCCCTGAACTCGAGATCATCATAGGAAAGCAAGATCCTGTTCCAGAACTTGGCCCGCAGGAGAACGCAAACCGTTTTTATATAGTATTCCAAAACTTCATTAAGGTTTTTGCAAGTCCTGAACATCCACTTGCGATCTTCTTAGATGATATGCAATGGGCGGACACTGCTTCCTTAGAACTTCTCAAAAATCTGATGGAAGACGTAACCGTAAATTACCTTTTCATCATATTAGCTTATAGAGATAACGAAGTAGATTCTTCCCACCCTTTCCAAGTATTGCTGGATACCCTTGAAAAAGAAGGACTGGATCCTTACAAGATCGTTCTCCAACCTTTGGCATTAAAAGACGTAAGGCAATTACTCTCAGACAGTCTTTATATTTCGGAAGATAAAACCGCTGAACTTGCGGAAATCATTCATTCCAAAACCGGAGGGAACCCATTCTTTATCGGGGAACTTCTGAAACAACTCGCCAAGGAAGACTCAGTCTATTTTGATCAGGGTTCCGGGAAACCGGGAGAAGGTGTTTGGAAATGGGATATCGCCAAGATCAAAAATACTAAAATTTCGGATAACGTAGTTGAACTTTTAGTAAATAGGATCCGTAAACTTTCTCCTAAGATCCAAGAAACACTTGAGATGGCCGCATGTATCGGAAGTAGTTTCGATCTGGCTCTTCTAACAAGAATTTTAGAAACAGATTATAAAACAGCTCTCAGTTCTTTGCAGGAAACAATCGCAGAAGAATTGATTGTTCCAATCGGAGAAAATTATCGTCTTGCTGAATCTTTCGAAGATACAGCTGCGAATAAGGATAAAAATTACCAAACTGCAAAAACAGTTACTTTCCGGTTCCAACACGATAGGGTCCAACAAGCAGCTTACGAAATTATAGAAGAAGAAAAGAAAAAGAAGATCCGTCTGCAATTGGGAAGATTCCTTATAGAAGGAGCCGATCCAAAACAGATCGAAGACAATATCTTTGATATTGCAAATCACATGAATATTGGATCTGGGCTGATCACTGAATCCGCTGAAAAATTAAAATTAGCTCAGTTGGATCTGATCGCAGGGAAGAAGGCCAAAAATTCTACGGCTTATAAACCTGCTCTTTCTTATATCGCAAAGGCGAGAGAATTACTTTTCCTTCTGCCAGAAGCGTCTCAAGGAGATGATGCTCTTTGGAATTCTAAGTATGAACTTTGTTATTCTATCTTCAGAGAACTAGGAGAAACTCAGTATCTCACAGGGAACTTTGATGATTCTCAAAAAACAATAGATACACTTTTAAAATACGCAAGATCTCCTATCGAAAAAGCTGATGCTTGTAATCTTTTAATCATTCAATATTCAGCTCTTGGAAAATTCGACTTAGCTCTTCCTATGATCATCAAGGCTCTCCAACCTTTAGGGGTGGATATTCCTGAAACGGATCATGAAAAAGTAACAGGAGAAGAGATAGAGATCGTAAACAAGGCTCTGGAAGAAAAGACAGTAGACTCCTTGTTGGACCTCCCACTGATCCAAAAACAAGAACAGATCATGGCAGTGAATCTTTTGATCAGCGCCATCCCTACTGTTTACAATTTTGCATTATCACTTTTCCCAATCGTTTCCTTGAAGATGGTAAACCTATTCTTGAAGTATGGAAATCTTTCGGATCCATACGGATATTCTATGTATGCTATCCTTCTCACTTCAGGATTCCAACAATATAGAAAAGGTTACGAATTCGCAGAACTTGCTATCAAGGTAAGTGAGAAGTATAAGAACCCAAGCGGGATCACTAAAGCTGCGAATATTCTCGCAAACTATACCACTCCTTTCGTGAGACATTTAAAATATTCAGAAGAGATCAATCATAGAGGGATCCAGGCTAGTTTAGAGTCTGGGGAATTCTTACATGGTGGTTACTGCGCAATGAATGACGCAGTCAACGTGGTTCTTCAGTCCAAAAATCTAGAATTAGTAAAACCTAAAATAGATGGACTTTTAAAATTTACACGCAAAGTAAAAAACAACTTAGCGATCGATACCGTTCTCGCATCTGCTCTGGTAGTTTCCAATCTAAGAGGAAAAACTTCTTCTCATCTTGAATTCTCGATCGATGATATGAGCGAGCAGAGTTATATAGAATTATGTAATTCTCACCAAAGTCCTTTCCCTGTTTGTCTTTTCAAGATCATGAAAGCAAGAACACTTCTCAGCTATGGAGAAGCAGAAAGTGCATTAAAAGAATTAGAAGAATCCGAAAGTATGCTTGGATTCATCTCAGGTCAGATCGCTGTAGAGGAACATGCTTATCTATATTCTCTCGCAATGGCTGCGAACTACAAACTTTCTACCCAAGAACAAAAAGCTAAGTTTCTAGAAAGGATTAAGAAAAACCAAGAGAAGCTTAAACTTCTTTCTGCAAATGCTCCAGAAAACTTCGAACATAAGTTTCTTTTAGTAGAAGCTGAACTTGCAAGACTAGAATACAAAAACTGGAAAGCTGCTAAAACATATGAGCAAGCAGTTCAACTTGCCGGTAAAAATGAATATTATAATGACGAGGCTTTAGCAGCGGAACTTGCTTCCAAATTTTGGTTCTCCAAAGGAAGTATCAAGATAGGATCTCAGTATATCGCAGAGGCTTATCAAAAGTATGGAAGATGGGGAGCTATTAAAAAGCAGGAACTTCTTAAGGCCAAATTCCCAGAATTCATCCGAGAAAAAGGAGGAAGGGATACCTTCCGCACTACCCGCACGATCGGGACTTTAAGCACAAGAACAGCCTCTGCAACAGAAGTATATTCTGGCCAGACTCTGGACTTCCAATCCATTCTGAAAAGTTCCACCGCAATCTCCGGAGAGATCAAACTAGAATCCTTATTAGACACCTTAATGCAAATTTCCATTGAGAACGTGGGTGCTGAAAAAGGAGTTATGATCTTAAGAAGGGACGGAAAACTTTTCGTAGAAGCGGAAGGTAGCACCACCGACGATGAGATCAGAGTTCTCCAAGGGATCCCGATCCAAGAGAGTAAAAATATACCTATCAGTGTTATCTACTATGTGGAGAGGACTAAAGAGGACCTCGTGCTGCGTAACGCGTTTGCCGACGAGAAGTTCAACAAGGATCCATATATTAGAGAAAGGAAAACAAAATCCGTTCTATGTTCTCCGATCATCAAGCAGGGAGAACTAATTGGTATATTATATTTAGAGAATAATCTTTCCGAGGCTGCATTCACTTCGGATAGACTACAAACTATCTCCATTTTGTCCTCTCAGGCTGCGATCTCCATCGATAACGCATTACTTTATGCGAATTTGGAAAGTAAAGTCGCGGATAGAACCAAAGAATTAGCTCAAGCTAACGACGATCTGGCTTTAAAAAACCAGCATATTACGGATAGTATTACATATTCATTGAATATCCAGCAGGCTATTTTACCTTCTTCTGAAGTATTAGGAAATGCACTTTCCGATTATTTTGTGGTATTCCGTCCGAAAGATATAGTATCTGGAGATTTTTACTGGTTTTCAAAACAGGAAGATGCAATATATATCGCATCTGTAGATTGTACCGGTCACGGAGTTCCGGGAGCTCTTATGTCCATGATTGGAAATACTTTGCTCAATCAGATCGTGAACGAAATTGGTATTACAGATCCGGGTTCTATTTTAGAACAGCTGCATAAAAAAGTAAGACAGGCCCTCAAACAGGACATGGACCAAACGAATTCAAGAGATGGAATGGATCTTTGTCTATTAAAGATTGAAGGAAACAATTTATACTTTGCGGGAGCAAAACGACCTATTTTTATAGGAAAAGGCGGAGTCTTGACCGAAATTAAAGGTGATAGATTCTCGATCGGCGGCAGGCAAAAAGAAGAAACGCGAAAATTTACAACACACTCCATCTCCTTGGAAAAAGGAATACGTACGAGTGTTTACTTAACCACGGACGGCTTTATGGACCAGCCGAATCCGGACCGACAAAAAATAGGTACCAAAGGGTTGTTAAACTTCTTAAGCGGGATAGAACATCTTTCTGGTGAAGAACAAAAAGAACGTTTAGAATCCTTCCTGTTAGCCCACCAAAATGGAGAGGCTCAACGGGACGACATAACACTAGTCGGTATAATACTGGGGGGAAGATAA
- a CDS encoding ketoacyl-ACP synthase III, translating into MANSKNLVSNGVRITGIGHYLPERIVTNEEIRPRLKYPEMHPAEKAVIGNIGVTERRRANEKETAQFMAAETSKMILKDAGKKAEDVDLFILANWTDRLYLPDLAPQASKLAGTSNSLAFDICTACTGFVHGVQMGAAFLSSGKFKNALVIGSERFSVRTRMGGYGEFTAGDAAAGVLLEYTGDKEFGIIDSFLKDDGDLASIIETGPGPNFYVKSYPELVTNAADLTLSSMDDLLKKNNVSLEEIDWVIPHPGTDVVVQDVLKRTKFPKEKILLNFERVGNTSAASIPIALSEYYYKGIVKKGDLILSPAVGAGFYWGGLLYRL; encoded by the coding sequence ATGGCGAATTCTAAAAACCTAGTTTCGAACGGAGTTCGAATCACCGGGATTGGGCATTATCTTCCGGAAAGGATCGTCACCAATGAGGAAATTCGCCCTAGATTAAAATATCCTGAAATGCATCCTGCCGAAAAAGCAGTCATCGGCAATATTGGCGTAACTGAAAGAAGAAGGGCAAACGAAAAAGAGACCGCCCAGTTCATGGCAGCAGAAACCTCTAAAATGATCCTGAAAGATGCAGGAAAAAAAGCAGAGGATGTGGACTTATTCATTCTGGCTAACTGGACAGATAGACTTTATCTTCCGGATTTGGCGCCTCAGGCTTCTAAACTTGCAGGAACTTCTAATTCATTAGCATTCGATATTTGTACTGCTTGTACCGGTTTTGTTCATGGTGTGCAAATGGGCGCAGCGTTCTTGAGCAGCGGTAAATTTAAGAACGCACTCGTGATAGGCAGCGAAAGATTTTCTGTCCGCACCAGAATGGGCGGTTACGGAGAATTCACAGCAGGTGACGCAGCCGCAGGAGTTCTATTAGAGTATACTGGAGACAAAGAATTCGGCATTATAGATTCTTTTTTAAAGGATGATGGAGATCTTGCTAGCATAATCGAGACAGGACCTGGGCCGAACTTTTACGTAAAAAGTTATCCGGAACTGGTAACAAACGCTGCAGATCTTACACTTTCTTCCATGGATGATCTATTAAAAAAGAATAATGTCTCATTAGAAGAGATAGATTGGGTCATCCCTCATCCAGGCACAGACGTGGTAGTGCAGGATGTTCTAAAAAGAACTAAGTTCCCTAAAGAAAAAATACTTTTGAATTTCGAAAGAGTAGGAAATACTTCCGCAGCATCCATTCCAATTGCATTATCTGAATATTATTATAAAGGGATCGTCAAAAAAGGCGACTTAATCCTTTCTCCTGCGGTTGGGGCCGGATTTTATTGGGGCGGACTTTTGTATCGCCTCTGA
- a CDS encoding CoA-transferase, protein MPQESNHQTTKILSDPDSLVREFVRPGMYLHLATTMSRPNALIYSLSRVFEETNPEFTISVAGIHSSAHCLALSGIVKKMITGFAGDNYPKPSPNSLYKDLMKGKPFELELWSLLTLVQRLMAGAMKLPGFVSNSLVGSDLITDKLGKTAFLYHKPTEGNPYGEAASPHLVSESRGTKEKDMVVLLPLCPDITLVHGVVADEDGNIVLSQPGGEGAWGALAATKGVIATVEKIVPRGTVPPELVHIPGTKVLGIAPARFGAHPQSLRVQGFPEIPAFEGVESYLDDYEFQMEANKAAGIPAKAEKWYKENVILSGGHEEYLDLIGEVRLRRLKMTPPEHSLSSPENPKTVNDSEQMIILAARAIIEKVKTKGYKTILAGIGAAHMAAWTAAKLLEKEGIHIKIVAELGFYGMKPFVGDVFLFSQLHTQHCSMLSDIVSILGTVVPDDCLGVIGAAEVDWFGNINSVLDGKGNFLVGSGGANDIVSVADTIVVAKANRFRFVRKVKHITSPGDRVIEAVCQFGRFQRSSFSDHPFELSSWLAPASDDEMESEEAVLRYTLWLPPDEDLPIAQEPAINSDELTALRELDPERIYTEQFMVYTRLP, encoded by the coding sequence ATGCCACAAGAATCGAATCATCAAACTACTAAGATTCTTTCTGATCCTGATTCCCTCGTGCGGGAATTCGTTAGACCGGGCATGTACTTACACTTGGCCACTACAATGTCTAGGCCAAATGCACTTATCTATTCTCTCTCTCGTGTTTTCGAAGAAACAAATCCTGAGTTCACAATCAGTGTTGCGGGAATTCACTCTAGCGCTCACTGTCTCGCTCTTTCAGGGATCGTAAAGAAGATGATCACAGGTTTTGCAGGAGATAATTATCCTAAGCCAAGTCCAAATAGTTTGTATAAAGACTTAATGAAAGGAAAACCTTTTGAGTTGGAACTTTGGTCCCTTCTCACCTTGGTGCAAAGATTGATGGCAGGCGCCATGAAACTTCCAGGATTTGTTTCAAATTCTTTGGTAGGTTCTGACCTGATTACGGACAAATTAGGAAAGACTGCATTCTTATATCATAAACCTACAGAAGGAAATCCTTATGGAGAAGCTGCGAGCCCTCATCTAGTTTCTGAAAGTAGAGGAACAAAAGAGAAGGACATGGTAGTTCTTCTTCCACTCTGCCCAGATATTACATTGGTCCACGGAGTAGTAGCTGACGAAGACGGAAATATTGTTCTCTCTCAACCAGGTGGAGAAGGAGCTTGGGGTGCACTTGCTGCCACTAAAGGTGTGATCGCTACTGTGGAGAAGATCGTACCAAGAGGAACAGTTCCTCCTGAACTAGTACATATACCTGGCACAAAAGTTTTAGGGATCGCTCCTGCAAGATTCGGAGCACATCCTCAATCTTTAAGAGTGCAAGGTTTTCCTGAGATCCCAGCATTCGAAGGTGTAGAATCATATTTAGATGATTATGAATTCCAAATGGAGGCCAATAAGGCGGCAGGCATTCCCGCTAAGGCTGAAAAATGGTATAAAGAAAATGTAATATTATCCGGTGGACACGAAGAATATCTGGATCTGATCGGAGAAGTCAGGCTCAGACGTTTGAAGATGACTCCTCCGGAACATTCTCTATCTTCTCCTGAAAATCCTAAAACTGTAAATGATTCAGAACAGATGATCATTCTTGCTGCAAGAGCGATCATAGAGAAGGTCAAGACAAAAGGATACAAAACAATTCTCGCAGGAATCGGAGCCGCACATATGGCCGCCTGGACAGCGGCTAAACTTCTAGAAAAAGAAGGGATCCATATTAAGATCGTTGCTGAGCTCGGATTTTATGGAATGAAACCTTTTGTGGGAGACGTTTTTCTTTTCAGCCAACTTCACACACAACATTGCTCCATGTTATCTGATATAGTAAGTATATTAGGAACAGTTGTACCTGATGATTGTTTGGGAGTGATTGGCGCTGCAGAAGTAGACTGGTTTGGAAATATCAACTCAGTATTAGATGGAAAAGGAAACTTCTTAGTAGGATCAGGAGGTGCGAATGATATCGTCTCCGTTGCGGACACAATCGTAGTAGCAAAGGCAAACCGTTTTAGATTCGTAAGAAAAGTAAAACATATCACTTCACCTGGAGACAGGGTAATCGAAGCAGTCTGCCAGTTCGGTAGATTCCAAAGGTCCTCTTTTTCGGACCATCCTTTCGAATTGAGTTCTTGGCTTGCACCTGCATCCGACGACGAAATGGAATCGGAAGAAGCTGTTCTAAGATATACACTTTGGCTTCCTCCCGACGAGGATCTTCCAATCGCTCAAGAGCCAGCCATCAATTCGGATGAATTGACCGCTCTCAGAGAATTAGATCCGGAAAGAATTTACACCGAACAATTTATGGTGTATACCCGTTTGCCTTAA
- a CDS encoding acyl-CoA thioesterase has product MEPSLEREAEMSEAPKESFNFKTELVVRRSDTRSATVVGGLFVSHLTYETFIPLVNEVFDAFLESNSWSKANIAGANIIIPKMDVEYKSEAKAGDVLEFSAGVFNLGKKSCELHILASQKVSKEEVGLAKISLVFFDYVSKKTLEIPSAFRAKFEV; this is encoded by the coding sequence ATGGAACCCTCCTTAGAAAGAGAAGCTGAAATGTCAGAAGCCCCAAAAGAGTCTTTTAACTTCAAGACAGAACTAGTTGTCCGCAGATCGGATACTAGAAGTGCCACTGTAGTAGGTGGACTTTTTGTTTCTCACCTAACATACGAAACATTTATCCCTCTCGTAAACGAAGTGTTTGATGCATTCTTAGAATCTAACTCCTGGTCCAAGGCGAATATTGCAGGAGCAAATATTATCATTCCTAAAATGGATGTGGAATATAAGTCAGAAGCTAAAGCAGGAGATGTTTTAGAATTTTCCGCCGGAGTTTTTAATTTAGGGAAGAAGTCCTGCGAGTTACATATCTTAGCTTCTCAAAAAGTTTCTAAAGAAGAAGTGGGACTTGCAAAAATTTCTCTAGTATTCTTTGACTATGTTTCTAAAAAAACTTTGGAGATCCCGTCCGCATTTAGGGCGAAATTCGAAGTATGA
- a CDS encoding four helix bundle protein: protein MNSKVQTSQTEAEFPAEYYFSTEIPIRKIDLSLDIHVSFASVLDLVMEAHLQFFQYLGYSVTDIHGNSIIFANASIQYQGELLYKDKVIIDVSLDNFGEKSFDLYFRLSKRNRAEKVSVVKIRVLFFDYKLRKVVSIPSEFKNKFDTGKYIKMQSPEIGKEVSSAVGPDGFVFGFRKLEVWNLSHVFLLHLYELCESWKGKVEPSLLEHIRSISSLLPVRIAGAWGTRIRAEKVKNILRAKVHLEELRYLLILVADLGKVDPSQELDDLQTINSHLKKYLNKVRTGETRKIR from the coding sequence ATGAATTCCAAGGTCCAAACTTCTCAAACGGAAGCTGAGTTTCCTGCGGAATATTATTTTTCGACGGAGATACCGATCCGTAAGATCGATCTAAGTTTGGACATACATGTTTCTTTCGCAAGTGTGTTAGATCTTGTGATGGAGGCTCACCTTCAGTTCTTTCAATACCTTGGTTATTCAGTCACTGATATTCATGGGAACAGCATCATATTTGCAAACGCTTCCATACAATACCAGGGTGAACTATTATATAAAGATAAAGTGATTATAGATGTTTCCTTGGATAATTTCGGGGAGAAGTCTTTCGATCTATACTTTAGACTTTCTAAAAGGAATCGAGCGGAGAAGGTCTCCGTCGTAAAGATTAGAGTTTTATTCTTTGATTATAAACTTAGAAAGGTAGTTTCGATCCCTTCTGAATTCAAAAATAAATTTGATACAGGAAAATATATCAAGATGCAAAGCCCAGAGATCGGAAAAGAGGTCTCAAGCGCAGTTGGTCCTGATGGATTTGTATTCGGATTTCGTAAATTGGAAGTTTGGAATCTTTCTCATGTGTTCCTTCTTCATTTATACGAACTTTGTGAGAGTTGGAAAGGAAAAGTAGAACCAAGTCTTTTAGAACATATCAGATCTATTTCTTCCTTATTGCCTGTAAGAATTGCAGGAGCTTGGGGGACTAGGATCCGCGCAGAAAAAGTAAAAAATATACTAAGAGCAAAAGTACATTTAGAAGAGCTTAGATATCTTCTAATCTTAGTAGCTGATCTTGGTAAAGTAGATCCTTCTCAAGAGTTGGATGATCTTCAGACAATCAATTCTCATCTCAAAAAATATCTGAACAAAGTCAGGACCGGAGAAACTAGAAAGATCCGATGA
- a CDS encoding SDR family NAD(P)-dependent oxidoreductase — translation MKDKIALVTGGNAGIGKAIVLEFVSRGAKVIFCGRREEEGKKAEEEISKLGGKVKFFRCDVSDDSQVKELVQKAESEFGGLDFAVNNAAVGGLATDLHQYPEKVWDKVISVDLKGTWLCMKHEIELLLKRGGGSIVNVSSIAGLVGADWKVAPYSAAKHGVVGLTKSAALEYAEKKIRVNAVCPGFIRTEMLEGLFNSSSDPKEAEKKITKLHPVNRLSEPSEVAKAAVWLCSEEASFITGVALPVDGGYTAK, via the coding sequence ATGAAAGATAAGATCGCATTAGTCACAGGCGGAAACGCAGGTATTGGAAAAGCAATCGTACTGGAATTTGTTTCCAGAGGTGCAAAGGTAATATTCTGCGGAAGAAGAGAAGAAGAAGGAAAAAAAGCAGAAGAGGAAATTTCCAAACTGGGTGGAAAAGTAAAGTTCTTCCGTTGTGATGTGTCTGACGATTCACAAGTAAAAGAATTAGTACAAAAAGCAGAATCAGAATTTGGAGGTCTGGATTTCGCAGTGAATAACGCTGCGGTTGGAGGACTTGCAACTGATTTGCACCAATACCCAGAAAAAGTTTGGGATAAAGTGATCTCGGTAGATCTAAAAGGCACCTGGCTTTGTATGAAACATGAAATAGAACTTCTTTTGAAAAGAGGAGGGGGTTCTATCGTAAATGTATCTTCTATCGCGGGACTCGTCGGAGCAGATTGGAAAGTGGCTCCATATTCCGCAGCAAAACATGGAGTAGTTGGACTTACAAAATCCGCAGCATTAGAATACGCAGAAAAAAAGATCAGAGTGAACGCAGTTTGTCCGGGATTTATTCGAACAGAAATGTTAGAAGGATTATTTAATTCTTCGTCTGATCCTAAAGAAGCTGAGAAAAAAATTACCAAATTACATCCTGTCAATCGACTTTCTGAACCGAGTGAAGTCGCCAAGGCAGCGGTTTGGTTATGTTCCGAAGAGGCTTCTTTTATTACTGGTGTGGCGCTTCCTGTGGACGGCGGCTATACTGCTAAATAA